One Thermoplasma volcanium GSS1 genomic window carries:
- a CDS encoding L-piperidine-6-carboxylate dehydrogenase, with translation MHMAAVLEEDALSILGLERVNSGIYDGEWKKPAGKMLTVYSPIDGSEIAKISMATREDYDEMVKKAQEEFKKWRMIPAPKRGLIIKDIGDELRKEKRNLGRIVTIEAGKTPSEGEGEIQEMIDISDLALGLSRQLYGLTIASERPYHRMYEQWVPLGPIAVITSFNFPASVWSWNSFIAAVTGDVVIWKPSSKAALTAVAVMKVIERVLKRNNVPNIFYLMVSSGSEGGDWITNDPRIPLVSFTGSVPVGRKISENVAKRLGKSILELGGNNGAIVSDKADIDLALRGVVFGALATAGQRCTTTRRVIVSEKIYDEFVKKLVNAYSKVKVGDPREKGVLVGPLIDEDAVRDYEGAISEAVKQGGKVLYGGKKISLKGYEKGHYVEPTIIEANPNMPIVKEETFAPILYVMKYKTIEEALEIHNSVPQGLSSSIFTTDLREEEAFLSPYGSDCGLANVNTSTAGAEIGGAFGGEKDTGGGRESGSDAWKFYMRRQTVTKNWGQTLPLAQDVVFDF, from the coding sequence ATGCATATGGCAGCAGTATTAGAAGAAGACGCTCTTTCTATTCTAGGTCTTGAGAGGGTTAACTCTGGGATATACGACGGAGAATGGAAGAAGCCAGCTGGCAAGATGCTTACAGTCTATAGCCCAATTGATGGAAGCGAGATAGCAAAGATTTCTATGGCTACCCGGGAAGATTATGATGAAATGGTCAAAAAAGCCCAAGAGGAGTTCAAGAAGTGGAGAATGATCCCAGCCCCAAAACGTGGCCTGATAATTAAGGATATAGGGGATGAATTAAGGAAAGAGAAGAGAAACCTTGGCAGGATAGTTACGATAGAGGCAGGAAAGACTCCGAGCGAAGGGGAGGGGGAGATACAGGAGATGATAGATATCTCCGATCTCGCTCTTGGTCTTTCAAGGCAACTTTACGGACTTACCATAGCCAGTGAAAGGCCTTATCATAGGATGTATGAACAATGGGTTCCACTTGGCCCAATTGCCGTTATAACTTCTTTCAACTTCCCAGCTTCTGTATGGTCATGGAATTCTTTTATAGCAGCCGTAACTGGTGATGTCGTTATTTGGAAGCCATCTTCAAAGGCAGCGCTCACAGCAGTAGCCGTCATGAAGGTTATTGAGCGGGTATTGAAGAGGAATAATGTACCTAACATATTCTACCTTATGGTCAGTTCTGGAAGTGAAGGTGGGGATTGGATAACAAATGATCCGAGAATACCTCTCGTCTCATTTACCGGATCAGTTCCAGTTGGTAGGAAGATATCAGAAAATGTAGCAAAGAGATTAGGCAAATCCATACTGGAACTAGGCGGAAACAATGGTGCAATTGTGTCTGATAAAGCAGATATCGATCTAGCCCTTCGTGGAGTTGTATTCGGTGCACTAGCTACAGCAGGTCAGAGATGTACTACTACCCGCCGTGTCATTGTGAGCGAAAAGATATACGATGAATTCGTTAAGAAGCTTGTCAATGCCTATTCCAAAGTAAAGGTAGGCGACCCCAGGGAGAAGGGTGTACTAGTCGGCCCTCTCATAGACGAGGATGCAGTTCGTGACTATGAAGGGGCAATCAGCGAAGCCGTGAAACAGGGTGGAAAAGTCTTATATGGCGGAAAGAAAATAAGTCTTAAGGGTTACGAGAAAGGGCATTATGTCGAACCCACAATAATAGAGGCAAATCCCAACATGCCAATAGTCAAGGAAGAAACGTTTGCTCCAATACTTTACGTAATGAAGTATAAGACTATCGAAGAAGCATTGGAAATACATAACAGCGTCCCACAGGGTCTTTCGTCATCCATATTTACCACTGATCTGCGCGAGGAAGAAGCTTTTCTCTCGCCCTACGGATCGGATTGCGGCCTTGCGAACGTCAATACTAGCACTGCCGGTGCAGAGATCGGCGGAGCATTCGGAGGAGAAAAAGATACTGGCGGTGGAAGAGAGAGCGGCAGCGATGCCTGGAAGTTTTACATGAGAAGGCAGACGGTGACCAAGAACTGGGGGCAGACTCTGCCGCTTGCCCAGGATGTGGTATTTGATTTCTAA
- a CDS encoding SDR family oxidoreductase — MATERVLIAGTGENLGYFTALNLLKSGFKVSIIARNKEKLENMGSELRKYGDIEYFAVDLSKREGLASLKKHFSSLNYQIKGVVVEVGGYASDSLDSITAFDQMIEANLKIPILVLSAISGMLDKGSSIVFITSVFASRKIAESSVSYSLSKAGLNRLVEISAKILRQKGIRVNGISTSIISQKPHDKDKIEWQPGTQNVDPELISNVVVFLMSDLSLGVTGNIIYVDKGSSL; from the coding sequence ATGGCAACAGAGAGAGTATTAATAGCAGGTACTGGTGAAAACCTAGGCTACTTTACTGCACTAAACTTACTTAAGTCTGGGTTCAAAGTTAGTATTATTGCTAGAAATAAAGAGAAGCTTGAAAATATGGGTTCTGAACTCAGAAAATACGGTGACATCGAGTATTTCGCAGTGGATTTATCTAAAAGAGAAGGACTTGCATCACTTAAGAAGCATTTTTCATCCTTAAATTACCAAATAAAAGGCGTAGTAGTTGAAGTTGGTGGTTATGCTTCGGATTCCTTAGATTCTATAACTGCATTTGACCAAATGATCGAGGCAAATCTCAAAATTCCCATACTTGTGCTTAGTGCTATCAGTGGAATGTTGGATAAAGGATCCTCAATTGTTTTCATCACCAGCGTTTTTGCTTCTAGGAAGATCGCAGAATCTTCAGTTTCGTATAGCCTTTCGAAAGCTGGATTAAATAGGCTAGTTGAAATTTCAGCGAAAATATTGAGGCAGAAAGGCATCAGGGTTAACGGTATTTCTACCTCAATCATATCCCAGAAGCCTCACGATAAAGATAAGATAGAATGGCAACCTGGAACACAAAATGTGGATCCGGAGCTTATTTCAAACGTGGTAGTATTCCTCATGAGCGATCTATCTCTTGGAGTAACAGGCAACATAATATACGTTGACAAGGGTTCATCCCTTTAA
- a CDS encoding MFS transporter produces MLFDYSFRDYDEVRKFLDTAEWNRIHTSMALTMIASFFVWGLLLVTAPLVTEWPIVPSWGYMYVLLSSPAGLLIGNVVLGRTSDLLGRKSLFMATLALGIAGILGIIFSRNFFEILASIFIAEFGFGGEETVSLAFLAEQFPLKYRGKVLVLVSNSANVGVAAISGIFIAFGYSIAIEKLIFGVMAIGGITIALYTRSRIPESLRWFYTKNSDTLIEKPQMHVIPFIVLSMFAITIVLTFALVADILGPYEYPKYTSIIPFIYGLGEAISGFAIIAFIDRIGRRLTSVIAYMGGFLSMAVFLLYLISSLPFFVFLVLLVINSFFGELGWAVREILQPELFTTIRRGSGIAAVRGIAYALYIVSIFVLNGISVFEYMVFATIIWVIGSIGSILWYSKGYETLNKSLI; encoded by the coding sequence ATGTTGTTTGATTATAGTTTTCGGGATTACGACGAAGTAAGAAAATTTCTTGACACAGCTGAGTGGAATAGAATACACACATCAATGGCGCTAACAATGATAGCAAGCTTCTTTGTATGGGGCCTTCTTCTTGTTACAGCACCATTAGTCACGGAATGGCCAATCGTACCCTCATGGGGCTATATGTACGTACTGCTTTCTTCACCAGCAGGCCTTCTGATTGGAAATGTTGTCCTTGGGAGAACATCAGATTTGCTTGGCAGAAAATCTCTTTTTATGGCCACGCTTGCTCTAGGAATCGCAGGTATCCTTGGTATAATCTTTTCTAGAAATTTCTTTGAGATCCTTGCCTCCATATTCATAGCTGAATTTGGATTTGGAGGTGAAGAGACCGTATCACTTGCATTTCTTGCAGAGCAATTTCCACTGAAGTATAGAGGTAAAGTACTTGTATTGGTTTCAAACTCTGCAAACGTAGGCGTTGCAGCCATATCCGGAATATTTATAGCATTTGGGTACTCAATTGCTATTGAGAAGCTTATTTTTGGGGTAATGGCCATAGGCGGGATCACTATTGCTCTCTATACGCGGAGTCGTATCCCAGAAAGCCTAAGATGGTTCTACACCAAGAATAGCGATACCTTAATAGAGAAGCCCCAGATGCATGTGATTCCATTCATCGTCCTTTCAATGTTCGCCATAACAATTGTTCTCACATTTGCCCTGGTTGCAGATATACTTGGCCCATACGAATATCCGAAATATACATCAATTATACCTTTTATATACGGGCTTGGAGAAGCAATATCTGGATTTGCAATAATAGCCTTTATTGACAGAATAGGAAGAAGGTTAACTTCAGTCATCGCATATATGGGTGGTTTTCTCTCCATGGCTGTCTTTCTTCTATACCTGATAAGCAGCTTACCCTTCTTCGTTTTCCTAGTATTGCTCGTCATAAATTCATTCTTTGGAGAACTCGGCTGGGCCGTTAGAGAAATCCTTCAGCCTGAGCTGTTCACTACAATTAGGAGAGGTTCCGGCATAGCAGCTGTTAGAGGAATAGCATATGCCCTGTACATAGTATCCATCTTTGTTTTGAATGGTATAAGTGTATTCGAATACATGGTATTCGCAACCATTATATGGGTCATTGGTTCCATAGGATCAATACTGTGGTATTCGAAGGGTTATGAAACATTAAACAAAAGCTTAATATAA
- a CDS encoding ArsA family ATPase produces MKPRILLYTGKGGVGKTSIAAATGSLLAAEGKKTLIISTDPAHSLGDAFGMEIGHNIKKLGENLYGQEVSVVQSINEHWGELKDYLRSLFLSQGLDPVSADEIATLPGFEEASELLYLRNYYYDEEYDTIVMDSAPTGAALQLLSFPEVMTWYMDKLFPLGRKTARVARPILKPFVDIPLPDDEVFENIDLLYKQLTDIRKILTNNEVTSIRLVTNPDNMSFSETKRAYTYLLLYGYPVDAVVINKILSDETGGFFEKMRVNQQDIIDEMEHSFVDVKVFKVKLLQEEPIGHEKLVELGKLIYGDEDPYKIFYKGTPIKYSKSGEKYILKIKMPFAAKENINLFNHGGELTIEIENWKRVFYLPESISDRRPVSAEYSNGYLNVVLE; encoded by the coding sequence ATGAAACCTAGAATATTGCTTTATACTGGAAAAGGCGGTGTTGGAAAGACATCAATAGCAGCTGCAACAGGTTCGCTATTGGCTGCGGAAGGAAAGAAAACGCTTATAATATCAACAGATCCAGCCCACAGTCTTGGGGATGCGTTCGGGATGGAAATTGGGCATAACATTAAGAAGCTAGGAGAAAACCTTTATGGGCAGGAAGTAAGCGTAGTCCAATCGATTAATGAGCATTGGGGCGAGCTAAAAGATTATCTCCGCTCCTTATTTTTATCACAGGGGCTGGATCCAGTTTCTGCAGATGAGATAGCTACATTGCCCGGCTTCGAGGAAGCCTCGGAACTACTATACCTCAGGAACTACTATTACGATGAAGAGTATGATACCATAGTTATGGATAGCGCGCCAACTGGAGCTGCCCTCCAGCTGCTATCCTTCCCAGAGGTTATGACATGGTACATGGACAAGCTTTTCCCCCTTGGTAGGAAAACTGCGCGTGTCGCTAGGCCTATACTAAAGCCATTTGTAGACATACCGTTGCCGGACGATGAGGTATTCGAAAATATTGATTTGCTTTATAAACAGCTTACAGACATTAGAAAGATCCTCACAAACAATGAAGTGACATCCATTCGGTTAGTTACTAATCCTGATAATATGTCTTTCAGTGAAACGAAGAGAGCCTATACCTATTTACTTCTGTATGGTTATCCTGTTGACGCCGTAGTAATAAACAAGATACTTTCAGACGAAACTGGCGGCTTCTTTGAGAAGATGAGGGTGAATCAGCAGGACATAATAGATGAAATGGAGCACTCATTTGTTGATGTCAAGGTTTTCAAAGTAAAACTTCTTCAGGAAGAGCCTATAGGCCATGAAAAATTAGTTGAATTAGGAAAACTTATCTATGGAGACGAAGATCCATACAAGATATTCTATAAAGGCACACCGATAAAGTATTCGAAAAGCGGCGAAAAATACATACTAAAGATAAAGATGCCGTTCGCCGCAAAGGAGAACATAAACCTTTTCAACCATGGGGGTGAACTTACTATAGAGATAGAGAATTGGAAGCGGGTGTTTTATCTACCAGAATCCATCTCTGATAGGAGGCCGGTATCGGCGGAATATTCAAATGGATATTTGAATGTTGTACTTGAGTGA
- the albA gene encoding DNA-binding protein Alba — protein sequence MAEENIIFVGKKPTMNYVLAVVTQFNNNANKIIIKARGKTISKAVDVAEITRHKFIPDAKYEEIRLDTETLQGERGSSNVSSIEITLSR from the coding sequence ATGGCAGAGGAAAATATAATCTTTGTAGGAAAAAAACCAACGATGAACTACGTCCTTGCAGTGGTTACGCAGTTTAACAACAACGCCAACAAGATAATAATTAAAGCGCGTGGAAAAACAATAAGCAAAGCAGTCGATGTAGCTGAAATAACAAGACACAAGTTCATACCAGACGCAAAGTACGAAGAGATAAGACTTGATACAGAGACCCTTCAGGGAGAGAGGGGCAGCTCTAATGTTTCTTCCATTGAAATAACTCTGTCGCGCTGA
- a CDS encoding polyprenyl synthetase family protein produces MKSFYEWELALHSKIEEVNERLFEVVKSEEPDLDRMAKYTIEAGGKRFRPLLTILAFESSTDDPYFKILDLAAGYELIHTASLIHDDIIDDSPMRRGRPTLSYKEGINNAIVVADYLFAKAYELGSRYGPLVSKVMADASSRLAEGQILEAVNLGNLDITEDTYYKIIENKTAHFFEACALGATIVAEADRPTREILSNFAFNLGMAFQVTDDILDIVGDDRYTGKPTFVDIKHDALTLPIIYALRNSNDNDRRAIIDMINGRREINKSLLKDIFLKSGSIDYSFSVAKQYITKSMDYLKKAKKSPDIDLLMELAFIVIDRIEIFQ; encoded by the coding sequence ATGAAAAGCTTCTATGAATGGGAACTAGCCCTCCACAGCAAGATTGAGGAAGTCAACGAAAGGCTCTTTGAAGTGGTTAAAAGCGAAGAACCTGATCTTGACCGAATGGCAAAATATACCATAGAAGCCGGCGGCAAGAGGTTCAGGCCCCTCCTTACGATCCTGGCCTTTGAATCCAGCACAGATGATCCTTATTTTAAGATATTAGACCTCGCAGCTGGTTACGAACTAATACACACTGCGAGTTTGATCCACGACGATATAATCGATGATTCACCTATGCGGAGGGGAAGGCCAACCTTAAGTTATAAAGAAGGAATAAATAATGCAATAGTTGTTGCTGATTACTTGTTTGCAAAAGCCTATGAGTTAGGATCTAGGTACGGCCCTCTTGTTTCGAAGGTCATGGCGGATGCATCAAGCCGGTTAGCCGAAGGGCAAATACTTGAAGCCGTTAACTTGGGAAATCTTGATATAACAGAAGATACATACTATAAGATTATAGAGAACAAAACGGCACATTTCTTTGAAGCTTGCGCCCTTGGTGCAACAATAGTAGCCGAAGCAGATCGTCCAACAAGGGAAATACTATCAAATTTTGCATTCAACCTCGGCATGGCTTTCCAAGTGACGGATGACATACTGGACATAGTAGGAGATGATAGGTACACAGGCAAACCCACTTTTGTGGATATAAAACACGATGCACTAACTCTGCCTATTATTTACGCATTGAGAAACTCCAATGATAACGATAGAAGGGCGATCATAGACATGATCAACGGAAGGAGGGAAATTAACAAATCCTTGCTTAAGGACATATTTCTGAAGAGCGGATCTATAGACTATTCTTTCTCTGTGGCTAAGCAGTACATTACGAAATCTATGGACTATCTGAAAAAAGCAAAGAAGTCTCCAGACATAGATCTGTTAATGGAGTTAGCCTTCATAGTAATTGATAGAATTGAAATATTCCAATGA
- a CDS encoding MFS transporter translates to MASSTKAYAPLVSYWIMLFAIGMGWFILSPLVPSIVQSLNVQTSLVIFIITLYGYAMVIFGLVAGYISAVRNVYNSLLASAILTFVGLTVRAFVNRFDLFFSFSVIAAVGYPLAMAPVGSVADSISPKSAHTVIGISVGLLFFGMAVGSFTAPGLEEHFGLKFTLIVPAILSAISLVLIASMHSSFPRYYRARSLKGSFSVGMVKNWYVGLSIASMSVMFSSIAASVLIMHNINHLQALNYAGIFGGLAFVGSAFGAVLLPLIFGKYGGLKIGLIVSGLLSFFSISILAILISLTRLLSAIAVSYFIFGFFGNAYWSMAMTSVTYYASSPDKAGLSTAMFSVASNAGVAVIPVFLGTAFLRQSTLILGVSIVLAMEFVSAVLAFTLKYKPS, encoded by the coding sequence ATGGCATCCTCGACAAAGGCCTATGCTCCACTTGTCTCATACTGGATTATGCTATTTGCAATAGGTATGGGCTGGTTTATTCTTTCTCCACTCGTCCCATCAATTGTACAATCCCTTAATGTCCAGACATCTCTCGTAATATTTATAATTACGCTCTATGGATATGCGATGGTTATATTCGGTCTTGTTGCAGGATACATATCAGCAGTTCGAAATGTTTACAATTCTTTATTAGCTTCTGCAATTCTAACTTTTGTGGGCTTAACAGTACGTGCATTTGTCAACAGATTCGATCTTTTCTTCTCTTTTTCAGTCATTGCTGCTGTTGGCTATCCCCTTGCTATGGCTCCCGTTGGCAGCGTTGCTGATTCTATATCTCCAAAAAGTGCACATACTGTGATAGGGATCAGTGTCGGATTATTGTTCTTCGGTATGGCGGTGGGATCATTCACCGCACCAGGGCTTGAGGAACATTTTGGTCTAAAGTTTACTTTGATAGTTCCAGCTATTTTGTCCGCCATATCCCTTGTATTGATCGCTTCCATGCACTCTTCGTTCCCTAGGTACTATAGGGCCAGGAGCCTTAAAGGATCTTTCAGTGTTGGGATGGTGAAGAACTGGTACGTTGGACTTAGCATAGCTTCTATGTCGGTTATGTTCTCAAGCATAGCCGCATCGGTGCTAATAATGCACAATATAAACCATTTGCAGGCCCTGAACTATGCAGGCATCTTCGGCGGACTTGCGTTCGTTGGATCAGCGTTTGGAGCCGTTCTTCTCCCCCTTATTTTTGGTAAATACGGAGGTTTGAAAATTGGTTTGATAGTTTCTGGTCTTCTTTCCTTCTTTTCCATATCTATCCTTGCAATATTGATATCGCTAACAAGATTACTTTCGGCAATAGCCGTTTCGTACTTCATTTTTGGGTTCTTCGGAAATGCATACTGGTCAATGGCCATGACATCCGTTACGTATTATGCAAGTAGTCCGGATAAGGCAGGTCTTTCAACTGCTATGTTTAGTGTTGCAAGCAACGCTGGCGTTGCCGTAATCCCAGTATTTTTGGGTACTGCTTTTCTCAGGCAGTCAACTTTAATTCTGGGCGTCTCTATCGTTTTGGCTATGGAATTCGTATCGGCAGTCCTTGCTTTTACTCTCAAATACAAGCCATCATGA
- a CDS encoding DNA polymerase sliding clamp encodes MIRMNISVRNLKEITDLLSTIVSEAKFKVDENGMSVTAVDPAHVAMIRLEVPKEVFSEFRSDGTEEIALDIDRLKSVIRLANSSENVGITKDKEKLKFDLGNISKSVSLLDPSTIVTPKIPNIASEYYAIIKRSDFERGLRAAEDISDSIRFVLSSEGFRATSHSESEESEMVLPKDMLSDLSCSDTIKSSYPLEYLLKFIKAVSSADSLKISFRDDYPLSIEFYLDQNPSAKIKGLFLLAPRMEQ; translated from the coding sequence ATGATTAGAATGAATATTTCGGTTAGAAACCTTAAGGAGATTACGGATCTGCTCAGTACTATAGTGTCAGAGGCTAAATTCAAAGTGGACGAGAACGGCATGAGCGTTACTGCGGTCGATCCAGCTCACGTCGCGATGATAAGGCTTGAAGTTCCAAAAGAAGTATTCAGCGAATTTCGATCAGATGGTACAGAAGAAATAGCATTGGACATAGACAGGCTAAAGTCTGTGATAAGACTCGCGAACTCTTCTGAAAATGTGGGTATAACGAAAGACAAAGAGAAACTCAAGTTCGACCTTGGAAATATAAGTAAAAGCGTCTCACTGTTGGATCCATCTACTATCGTAACGCCAAAGATACCAAATATTGCCTCTGAGTATTATGCAATAATAAAGAGATCTGATTTTGAACGTGGGTTGAGGGCGGCTGAGGACATCTCTGATTCCATAAGATTTGTACTCTCCTCCGAGGGATTCAGAGCAACCTCTCACTCCGAATCCGAAGAATCAGAAATGGTACTTCCAAAGGATATGCTTTCAGATTTATCCTGCTCCGATACTATAAAGAGCTCCTATCCGCTCGAGTACCTATTGAAGTTCATCAAAGCAGTATCTTCAGCCGATAGCTTAAAAATAAGCTTCAGAGATGATTATCCGCTTTCTATAGAGTTTTACCTTGATCAAAACCCATCAGCTAAAATTAAAGGGTTGTTCCTGCTTGCTCCGAGAATGGAGCAATAA
- the moaA gene encoding GTP 3',8-cyclase MoaA, protein MVLTDLYGRPVLSLRIQLNTTCNFNCFFCHMEGTEISGEALKPEEIERVVKIAHKFGVNKIKLTGGEPTLRRDLIDIVKRIRKYITGNISMTTNGVMLPILAYELKKAGLDRVNISMHAFDEDTFQAITGVNSRDRIIKAIDAANEAGLTPVKINFVVLRDLNVDQIPDMIELAAEKHAILQLIEYETTREGESSKEYLKYHMPLDSLEKEIADKALSIERNELHNRPRYIIRTQAGEVKVEFVKPQRNPDFCAHCTRLRITSEGEFKTCLMRSDTNVKFKGINDEKTISELFRQAVLRREPYWRPGDEVRQNEVLAKSIIQNKRK, encoded by the coding sequence ATGGTTTTAACAGATCTATACGGCAGACCCGTTTTAAGCCTTAGGATACAGCTCAATACGACGTGCAATTTTAACTGCTTCTTCTGCCATATGGAAGGTACAGAGATCAGTGGAGAAGCGCTTAAACCTGAAGAAATCGAAAGAGTAGTAAAGATAGCCCACAAATTTGGGGTAAATAAGATAAAGCTTACCGGTGGGGAACCTACACTTCGAAGAGATCTAATCGATATAGTGAAGAGAATAAGGAAGTACATAACTGGCAACATATCAATGACAACTAACGGTGTTATGCTTCCAATTCTAGCATACGAACTTAAGAAGGCTGGGCTAGACAGGGTGAATATATCAATGCATGCCTTTGATGAAGACACTTTTCAAGCTATAACTGGAGTCAATTCGCGGGACAGGATAATTAAAGCTATAGATGCAGCAAACGAAGCTGGCCTTACTCCTGTTAAGATTAACTTTGTAGTTCTCCGAGATCTAAACGTGGATCAGATACCTGACATGATAGAATTGGCGGCAGAGAAACATGCGATACTGCAGCTTATAGAATACGAGACGACTAGGGAAGGAGAATCATCAAAAGAATACTTAAAGTACCATATGCCCCTTGACAGTCTGGAAAAAGAAATCGCAGACAAGGCGCTATCAATAGAAAGAAACGAGCTGCATAATAGACCAAGGTATATTATAAGAACACAGGCAGGCGAAGTGAAAGTTGAATTCGTAAAACCACAACGTAATCCAGACTTTTGTGCCCACTGCACACGTTTGCGCATTACATCAGAAGGCGAGTTCAAGACGTGCCTCATGCGTTCAGATACAAACGTAAAGTTCAAAGGCATAAATGACGAAAAAACTATCTCCGAACTATTCCGCCAAGCAGTGCTAAGAAGAGAACCGTATTGGAGGCCTGGCGATGAAGTTAGACAGAACGAGGTTCTAGCTAAAAGCATTATTCAAAATAAGAGAAAATAA
- a CDS encoding DUF58 domain-containing protein, with protein sequence MIRKIGYLIISATIYNIFESIILGYKYYIIFSFILFFVFTSDILIFNLSSRRYLPNVEVDLRVGSEKVRKYSKHNVFVSFLNKNNGVVSFHYYVYTSDTFKLTGDYENFLTLGPYERVEKSFVIEPTTIGNYVLGPVSIYTEDGMKLAIERLEVSKSVDLKVAPSLSETMAARSERLSNMLYYTGVHYNKKAGEGYDFLSLREYYPGDEIRYVAWSRFGRTRGDDLYVKQMEEERIIDVLFVVDYGIGMNHGHDGIRMFDTVISDVLKTSYKIRKNQDGVGFMISSSAFEYYIKPSRTARPVEDLEKVVSGIRPAGKFDFVNIVQDTKKKVKKSTLIMIISSFSSTDNIMRGLEDLKGYKAMFFVLNPYEFIVDGTENMTLRYTLFTRQYAISKAIASVIKSRGFRSDVCGRKDLYRKLVSAYIYAKMTNMGE encoded by the coding sequence ATGATAAGGAAAATAGGGTATTTGATAATCAGCGCTACGATCTACAACATTTTCGAATCAATTATATTAGGCTATAAATATTATATAATATTCTCTTTTATACTTTTCTTCGTATTTACATCGGATATACTTATATTCAATCTTTCGTCCCGCAGGTATCTTCCCAACGTAGAGGTCGATTTACGAGTAGGATCTGAAAAAGTTAGGAAGTATTCCAAGCACAACGTTTTTGTATCATTTCTCAATAAAAACAATGGTGTAGTGTCATTTCACTACTATGTTTATACCTCAGATACATTTAAGCTTACAGGGGATTACGAAAATTTTCTAACACTTGGGCCGTATGAACGCGTTGAAAAGTCGTTTGTAATAGAACCAACTACGATAGGGAACTATGTGTTGGGTCCAGTTTCAATATATACTGAAGATGGGATGAAACTAGCTATAGAGCGTTTAGAAGTTTCGAAGAGCGTTGATCTCAAAGTAGCTCCTTCTCTCTCTGAGACTATGGCAGCAAGGAGCGAAAGGCTCAGCAACATGCTGTACTATACTGGAGTGCATTATAATAAAAAGGCTGGCGAAGGCTACGACTTTCTTTCGTTGCGTGAATATTACCCAGGTGATGAAATAAGATACGTAGCATGGTCCAGGTTCGGGAGGACGAGGGGAGACGATCTTTACGTCAAGCAAATGGAAGAAGAAAGGATCATAGACGTGTTATTTGTGGTGGATTACGGTATTGGAATGAATCATGGCCACGATGGTATAAGGATGTTTGATACCGTAATATCTGATGTTCTAAAGACCTCTTACAAAATAAGGAAAAACCAAGATGGAGTTGGATTTATGATTTCTTCGAGCGCTTTTGAGTATTACATAAAGCCCTCAAGGACTGCAAGGCCTGTGGAGGATCTTGAGAAAGTAGTATCCGGGATAAGGCCTGCTGGGAAGTTCGACTTTGTCAACATAGTACAAGATACAAAGAAAAAGGTCAAGAAAAGCACCTTGATAATGATCATATCTTCTTTTTCTTCGACCGACAACATTATGAGAGGCTTAGAGGACCTAAAAGGCTACAAGGCGATGTTTTTTGTCCTGAATCCGTACGAATTCATAGTTGATGGCACGGAGAACATGACATTAAGGTATACGCTATTTACAAGACAATACGCTATTTCAAAAGCTATTGCCTCAGTTATCAAGTCAAGGGGTTTTCGTTCAGATGTTTGCGGCAGGAAGGATCTTTACAGAAAGCTAGTTTCAGCTTACATTTATGCTAAGATGACTAACATGGGTGAGTGA